The following are encoded in a window of Phaseolus vulgaris cultivar G19833 chromosome 3, P. vulgaris v2.0, whole genome shotgun sequence genomic DNA:
- the LOC137839416 gene encoding uncharacterized protein: protein MVEKEKSKQGTLSENVEIGVTSPPSPPFRHDSLESDGKFVAEGRHDILKPFRPPSPEKKREVPVDDALASLRLIASQIGNEPFPVPPIGGNCTDGATSTVGCNSTNGTTSTVGGDSTDGTTSIVGGDSTDGPTSTVGGNSTDGSTSIVGGHSTDGATSTVGGNSTDIATSIVGGNSIDGTTSVVGGNRSDGTTSTVVGNCSDGATSTVGGNSTDGTTSVVGGNCSNGTTSTVVGNSTDGATSTDGATCTVCGNSTDGATCTVGGNSTDGATCTVGGNNTDGATSTVVGNSIDGATRTVGGNSTDGTTSVVRGNHSDGTTRTVGGNNTVGGYSTDVPPVLLVATILMVRTVLLVETILMVATVLMVPPVLLVETLLMVPLMVLVATVLLVPPVLLVATVLIVPSVLLVATILMVPTVLLVVLNQVVFNVLKNPNPLKDVEASGPYILTSCNSTDGPTSTVAGNSTDGPTSTVGGNNTVGPTSVVGGNSIDGSTRVVTGNSTDCPTSVVGGNTTDGTTGIVGGNNTDCPTGTVGGNSTDGATSTVDGPTSTVGGNSTDGDTSTLGGNSTNGPTSTVGGNSTDGPTSTLVATVLMVPPVLLVATVLMVPTVLMVPPVLLVPPVLLVPPVLLVATVLMVPPVLLVARVLMFPPVMLVVTVLMDPPVLFGGNGNDGTSSSIGRDSTDGDNSTVGCNSTVGCNSTDGPTSPVGGNSTDGPSSSVGGNRTDGTTSTVGGNSTDGATNTVGGNRTDGTTSTFGGNSTNGAIGTVGGNSTYGATSTVGGDSTDGTTIDVGGNSTNGTTSTVGGDSTDGPTSTVGGHTTDASPMARSKITPNPPLSPRNPPANTRRANPSSSRDPPRDPNVPSSQVVRPAPSRPDQTEPKPPHTGATVRPLPNYKQLYPWASSALLGETSSINSGRDILRLKKGDPTHLSFSKQHDDKVSVHPCPPGEPICTDNQGSDGFPFCFIYATMFKKVKL, encoded by the exons TCCTATTGGTGGCAACTGTACTGATGGTGCCACCAGTACTGTTGGATGCAACAGTACAAATGGTACCACCAGTACTGTTGGTGGCGACAGTACTGATGGTACCACTAGTATTGTTGGTGGCGACAGTACTGATGGTCCCACCAGTACTGTTGGTGGCAACAGTACTGATGGTTCCACCAGTATTGTTGGTGGCCACAGTACTGATGGTGCCACCAGTACTGTTGGTGGCAACAGTACTGATATTGCCACCAGTATTGTTGGTGGCAACAGTATTGATGGTACCACTAGTGTTGTTGGTGGCAACCGTAGTGATGGTACCACGAGTACTGTTGTTGGCAACTGTAGTGATGGTGCCACCAGTACTGTTGGTGGCAACAGTACTGATGGTACCACCAGTGTTGTTGGTGGCAACTGTAGCAATGGTACCACCAGTACTGTTGTTGGCAACAGTACTGATGGTGCCACCAGTACTGATGGTGCCACCTGTACTGTTTGTGGCAACAGTACTGATGGTGCCACCTGTACTGTTGGTGGCAACAGTACTGATGGTGCCACCTGTACTGTTGGTGGCAACAATACTGATGGTGCCACTAGTACTGTTGTTGGCAATAGTATTGATGGTGCCACTAGGACTGTTGGTGGCAACAGTACTGATGGTACAACCAGTGTTGTTCGTGGTAACCATAGTGATGGTACCACCAGGACTGTTGGTGGCAACAATACTGTTGGTGGCTACAGTACTGATGTGCCACCAGTACTGTTGGTGGCAACAATATTGATGGTGCGTACAGTACTGTTGGTGGAAACAATACTGATGGTGGCAACAGTACTGATGGTACCACCAGTACTGTTGGTGGAAACACTACTGATGGTACCACTAATGGTGTTGGTGGCAACAGTACTCCTGGTGCCACCAGTACTGTTGGTGGCAACAGTACTGATTGTGCCATCAGTACTGTTGGTGGCAACAATACTGATGGTGCCAACAGTACTGTTGgttgtgttgaaccaagtggtgttcaatgttttgaagaatccaaaccctttgaaggatgttgaagcctctg ggccatatattctaacaagttGCAACAGCACTGATGGTCCCACCAGTACTGTTGCTGGCAACAGCACTGATGGTCCCACCAGTACTGTAGGTGGCAACAATACTGTTGGTCCCACCAGTGTTGTTGGTGGCAACAGTATTGATGGTTCCACCAGAGTTGTTACTGGCAACAGTACTGATTGTCCCACCAGTGTTGTTGGTGGCAACACTACTGATGGTACCACCGGTATTGTTGGTGGCAACAACACTGATTGTCCCACCGGTACTGTTGGTGGCAACAGTACTGATGGTGCCACCAGTACTGTTGATGGTCCCACCAGTACTGTTGGTGGCAACAGTACTGATGGTGACACCAGTACTCTTGGTGGCAACAGTACTAATGGTCCCACCAGTACTGTTGGTGGCAACAGTACTGATGGTCCCACCAGTACTTTGGTCGCAACAGTACTGATGGTACCACCAGTACTGTTGGTCGCAACAGTACTGATGGTGCCAACAGTACTGATGGTGCCACCAGTACTGTTGGTGCCACCAGTACTGTTGGTGCCACCAGTACTGTTGGTGGCAACAGTACTGATGGTGCCACCAGTATTGTTGGTGGCAAGGGTACTGATGTTCCCACCTGTAATGTTGGTTGTCACAGTACTGATGGACCCACCGGTACTTTTTGGTGGCAACGGTAATGATGGTACCAGCAGTAGTATTGGTCGGGATAGTACTGATGGTGACAACAGTACTGTTGGTTGCAACAGTACTGTTGGTTGCAACAGTACTGATGGTCCCACCAGTCCTGTTGGTGGTAACAGTACTGATGGTCCCAGCAGTAGTGTTGGTGGCAACAGAACTGATGGTACCACCAGTACAGTTGGTGGGAACAGTACTGATGGTGCCACTAATACTGTTGGTGGCAACCGTACTGATGGTACCACTAGTACTTTTGGTGGCAACAGTACTAATGGTGCCATTGGTACTGTTGGTGGCAACAGTACTTATGGTGCCACCAGTACTGTTGGTGGCGACAGTACTGATGGTACCACAATTGATGTTGGTGGCAACAGTACTAATGGTACCACCAGTACTGTTGGTGGCGACAGTACTGATGGTCCCACCAGTACTGTTGGTGGCCACACTACTGATG CTTCTCCGATGGCTCGCTCCAAAAttacaccaaaccctcctcTATCTCCTCGCAACCCTCCGGCGAACACCCGTAGGGCAAACCCTTCCTCCTCCCGCGACCCCCCAAGGGATCCTAACGTCCCTTCGAGCCAGGTCGTGAGACCCGCGCCTTCTCGACCCGACCAAACGGAGCCAAAACCACCTCACACCGGCGCAACTGTGAGGCCCCTTCCCAACTACAAGCAACTATATCCTTGGGCCTCTTCAGCCCTACTGGGTGAGACTTCATCCATCAACTCCGGCCGCGATATCCTCCGCCTTAAGAAAGGTGACCCAACTCACCTTTCTTTCAGCAAGCAACACGATGACAAGGTTTCTGTGCATCCTTGTCCTCCTGGAGAGCCTATTTGCACCGATAACCAAGGGAGCGACGGCTTccccttctgcttcatctatgccacaatgttcaagaaagtcaaGCTTTGA